From a region of the Aeoliella mucimassa genome:
- a CDS encoding type II secretion system F family protein, producing MPTFQFEAMDATGAEIKDVIEATTEEEAQATIRQMGYFVTKISVKKSRKKEETGTAAKKKRGFVFGGVSSKELTSFTRQLSILQDAGLPILRSLRILATQAKPGRLKYSLEDTCDEIEAGATLSEAMSKSPKCFNRLYVNMIKAGEAGGALELILQRLADFQERAESLKRKVRGAMMYPVFVVGIAVLILTFIMIKIVPEFRKIFTEFDLELPYMTELLVWMSDMTMQFWFLIPLIPTSIWLFVMLVRKFKAGRMGWDQYIIKVPIFGQLFEKNTLARTARTLGTLVASGVPILEALNITRDTAGNAVFERMYTRISEAIREGESIAKPMKENSTPGFHPVALFFWVTSLPVIGALIYLLKYKQRIVDDIVVNMVDVGEETGELDTMLYKVADVYDEEVAVLTDSLTKLMEPLLILILGGMVGFIVIALFIPLVKLIEGLSG from the coding sequence ATGCCTACATTCCAGTTTGAAGCGATGGACGCCACCGGCGCCGAGATCAAGGACGTGATCGAAGCGACCACCGAGGAAGAAGCGCAGGCTACCATCCGCCAGATGGGCTACTTCGTGACGAAGATTTCCGTCAAGAAGAGCCGCAAGAAGGAAGAAACCGGCACCGCCGCGAAGAAGAAGCGCGGCTTCGTGTTCGGCGGCGTGAGCAGCAAAGAACTCACTTCGTTCACGCGTCAGCTGTCGATTCTGCAGGACGCCGGCTTGCCGATTCTGCGGTCGCTCCGCATTCTCGCGACGCAGGCCAAGCCAGGGCGGTTGAAATACTCGCTCGAGGACACCTGCGACGAAATCGAGGCGGGTGCGACGCTTTCCGAAGCGATGTCGAAGAGCCCCAAGTGCTTCAATCGCTTGTACGTCAACATGATTAAAGCGGGCGAAGCGGGTGGTGCGTTGGAACTCATTCTCCAACGTCTGGCCGACTTCCAGGAACGGGCCGAATCGCTCAAACGAAAAGTCCGCGGTGCCATGATGTACCCGGTGTTCGTGGTAGGTATCGCGGTGCTGATCTTGACGTTCATCATGATCAAGATCGTGCCGGAGTTCCGTAAGATTTTCACCGAGTTCGACCTGGAACTTCCCTACATGACCGAGCTATTGGTCTGGATGTCGGACATGACCATGCAGTTCTGGTTCCTAATTCCGTTGATTCCCACCAGTATCTGGCTGTTCGTCATGCTGGTGCGCAAGTTCAAAGCAGGCCGCATGGGCTGGGATCAGTACATCATCAAGGTGCCGATCTTTGGGCAGTTGTTCGAGAAGAACACGCTAGCTCGTACCGCCCGTACGCTTGGCACCCTGGTGGCCAGCGGTGTGCCGATTCTCGAAGCGTTGAACATCACTCGCGACACGGCCGGCAATGCAGTGTTCGAGCGGATGTATACCCGTATTAGCGAAGCGATTCGCGAAGGTGAATCGATTGCCAAGCCAATGAAGGAGAACAGCACGCCGGGCTTCCATCCGGTCGCCCTGTTCTTTTGGGTGACCTCGCTTCCAGTGATCGGGGCGCTAATTTACCTGCTGAAATACAAGCAGCGCATCGTCGACGACATCGTGGTGAACATGGTCGACGTCGGCGAAGAGACAGGTGAACTCGACACAATGCTTTATAAAGTGGCCGACGTGTACGACGAAGAAGTCGCGGTACTTACCGACAGCTTGACCAAGCTCATGGAACCGCTGCTCATTTTGATTCTCGGTGGTATGGTCGGCTTTATCGTGATCGCCCTGTTCATTCCGCTGGTGAAGCTCATTGAAGGCTTGAGCGGTTAG
- a CDS encoding type II secretion system protein: MNMQQTLTSETRQATRPGFTLVELLVVIAIIGTLAALLTVAVVSALRAAREAAVQTDCTQLAQGFDDYTNTTSGGSYPPNLSNQPAANATAELSRHLNKAFSSNRENATLIQVLATGVSSGQYQMNNSGGVEVGITPQEAIVFWLGGFSNDPKYPLSGPSGPSFLSNEGEDFAARTGFDFNQQQLGPLDGNNQFSGRYITYPDPRTGDTRRINLWVYLPRNLSMPYAYFDASRRPTYEPAFGGVAPIKTLKLNAAARTVANLQLANEGKCQILSAGLDDAWGNLATNVAVDWTNGSASADSVLLYPEGPWTGELADTITNFSTQRTLEDSQP, from the coding sequence ATGAACATGCAACAGACGTTAACAAGCGAAACACGCCAAGCGACTCGGCCTGGCTTTACGCTGGTGGAGCTACTGGTGGTGATCGCCATTATCGGCACCCTGGCCGCCCTGCTCACCGTCGCGGTCGTGTCCGCGCTGCGAGCCGCCCGCGAAGCAGCCGTCCAAACGGACTGCACCCAATTGGCCCAAGGGTTTGACGATTATACCAACACTACTTCGGGCGGTTCGTATCCCCCCAACCTCTCGAACCAGCCTGCTGCAAACGCAACGGCCGAGCTTTCCCGCCATCTGAATAAGGCGTTTAGCTCGAACCGTGAGAACGCCACGCTGATTCAGGTGCTTGCCACTGGGGTAAGCAGTGGTCAATACCAGATGAACAATAGTGGTGGTGTTGAGGTCGGCATCACTCCGCAGGAAGCGATTGTGTTCTGGTTAGGTGGATTCAGCAACGATCCGAAGTATCCCTTGAGTGGTCCCAGCGGCCCTTCGTTCCTGTCTAACGAAGGAGAAGACTTCGCCGCGCGCACTGGTTTTGATTTCAATCAACAGCAGTTGGGCCCCCTGGACGGCAATAACCAGTTCAGTGGGAGGTACATTACCTATCCTGATCCTCGCACTGGTGATACGCGGCGCATCAACCTGTGGGTGTATTTGCCCCGCAATCTATCGATGCCTTACGCGTACTTTGATGCCTCGCGACGGCCAACCTACGAACCTGCCTTTGGTGGGGTCGCCCCGATTAAGACGCTCAAGCTCAACGCGGCCGCGCGAACCGTAGCTAATCTGCAACTTGCGAACGAAGGGAAGTGCCAAATCCTCTCGGCTGGCCTCGACGATGCCTGGGGCAACCTGGCAACCAACGTTGCGGTGGACTGGACCAATGGCTCTGCGAGTGCTGACAGCGTGTTGCTGTACCCGGAGGGTCCTTGGACCGGCGAATTGGCCGACACCATTACAAACTTCTCCACGCAACGAACCCTTGAGGATTCGCAACCATGA
- a CDS encoding type II secretion system protein — MSWKLDEKTRKQPWEPQRLTTAVRASLPSSSFHGSSVGRAAFTLVELLVTIVIIGILATLLLGVAARAGESAREARTKALVTRLHTLVSQQYDSYRDRRAPVSRAIQSQLDDQVRRRNITSQQRGLAMAEMRLYAIRELMLMEMPDRWSDVLLNSVDAVNGASNLNSPQYLDPPSVPPAFGGATPIVEAYRRQYFSMLNAGVSKELIKQNQGAECLYMMVMIATADGEARSLFSEKSIGDTDGDGAKEFVDGWGNPISFIRWPVGYDSDRQLNARDLGDPTAATWLNAAAADHDPMDAFRVEPRAFRVVPLIFSAGPDEQYNLYSARDTTIWPDATPSAGTYVSTAHLSPFETVTSSAGDFFLGSPMNEAGNEVDPYGGADNITNHNISGD, encoded by the coding sequence ATGAGTTGGAAGTTGGATGAGAAAACCCGGAAGCAGCCATGGGAGCCTCAACGCTTAACCACAGCGGTGCGCGCCAGCCTTCCGTCTTCCTCCTTCCATGGTTCCTCGGTAGGACGGGCGGCGTTTACGCTGGTGGAATTGCTAGTCACCATCGTGATCATCGGTATCCTGGCAACCTTGTTGCTCGGCGTGGCCGCTCGGGCGGGCGAGAGTGCTCGTGAGGCCCGAACCAAGGCGCTCGTCACTCGGTTGCACACGTTGGTATCGCAACAATACGACAGCTACCGCGATCGCCGCGCGCCGGTCAGTAGAGCGATTCAATCCCAGCTCGACGACCAGGTCCGCCGCCGAAACATCACGTCTCAGCAGCGCGGGCTCGCGATGGCCGAGATGCGTTTGTACGCGATTCGCGAGCTGATGCTGATGGAAATGCCCGACCGCTGGAGCGACGTGCTGCTGAACTCGGTGGATGCAGTGAATGGCGCGAGCAACTTGAACTCGCCGCAGTATCTCGATCCACCCTCGGTGCCGCCCGCTTTTGGTGGAGCGACTCCGATTGTCGAAGCCTACCGCCGGCAGTATTTCAGCATGCTCAATGCAGGCGTTTCGAAAGAACTGATTAAGCAGAACCAAGGGGCCGAATGCTTGTACATGATGGTGATGATCGCCACGGCCGACGGCGAAGCCCGCTCGCTGTTCAGTGAGAAGAGCATCGGCGATACCGATGGCGATGGTGCCAAGGAGTTTGTCGATGGCTGGGGCAACCCGATTAGCTTTATCCGCTGGCCAGTCGGTTACGATTCGGATCGCCAGCTTAACGCACGCGATTTGGGCGACCCAACCGCCGCGACCTGGCTAAACGCCGCGGCCGCCGATCACGATCCGATGGATGCGTTCCGCGTCGAACCGCGAGCGTTTCGCGTGGTGCCGCTGATTTTCTCGGCTGGCCCCGACGAGCAGTACAACCTGTACTCCGCTCGCGATACCACAATTTGGCCCGATGCAACTCCGTCAGCTGGAACCTACGTGAGTACCGCTCACCTAAGTCCGTTTGAGACGGTGACTTCCTCGGCAGGTGACTTCTTCCTGGGGTCGCCGATGAACGAGGCGGGCAACGAAGTCGACCCGTACGGCGGGGCCGATAACATTACCAACCACAACATCTCAGGCGACTAG
- a CDS encoding pilus assembly FimT family protein produces MKLDMRKANVAGKAIVAGASAAPATHGRRGRAAAGLTLVELLVVIVILATLTAAALPVLTPSTTERRIRETSRSLNTFIAMVQAQAIRTGRPSGIALKRLSSETNNANDRGVCIEVVHVEQPAPYTGFDENSRMRVALTPDANNANVYLDFVTKGIANNDSLPNGWDADLVPQGVLRVGDVVEVLGSRFRIVGTQVGAVDPISGYLMGNAGNTTDRQVLIAQVINNTGQLLNPVSDSNGAPISSAYFMAGGFMAGGNAPPYWSEPVKYKILRQPTPTAQAPYQLPNGIAIDLEASGILGGLPFHVSNGNERDALINETPDDTPIYVMFNPEGSIERVQQKRVVKANDTLPLSVLTRPTNNVALLVGRRELIPAATGLNLTTGTETEIELEKAKLNWLNTESRWIVVGAQTGSVVTTENAFVNTKTLTYYDADRDGDTDDLDQRMIQIQAAQEFAREMNRSGGS; encoded by the coding sequence ATGAAACTGGATATGCGAAAGGCAAACGTTGCAGGCAAGGCCATCGTGGCCGGTGCATCCGCTGCGCCTGCTACGCACGGTCGCCGAGGTCGCGCAGCTGCTGGTTTGACCCTGGTCGAACTGCTGGTGGTGATTGTGATTCTCGCGACCCTGACCGCAGCCGCCTTGCCGGTGCTCACGCCGAGCACGACCGAGCGCCGCATCCGCGAAACCTCGCGGAGCTTGAATACGTTTATCGCCATGGTGCAAGCCCAGGCTATTCGCACCGGCCGTCCTTCGGGCATCGCCCTGAAACGTCTGTCGAGCGAAACCAACAATGCAAACGATCGTGGCGTCTGCATCGAGGTGGTACATGTCGAGCAACCTGCTCCCTATACCGGATTCGACGAGAACTCGCGGATGCGGGTCGCATTAACGCCCGATGCCAACAACGCGAACGTGTATCTCGACTTTGTTACGAAGGGCATCGCGAACAACGATAGCTTGCCCAATGGGTGGGATGCCGACCTTGTGCCGCAGGGAGTGTTGCGTGTTGGCGATGTGGTTGAGGTACTTGGCTCTCGATTCCGGATTGTTGGAACGCAAGTTGGTGCTGTTGATCCTATTAGCGGGTACTTAATGGGTAACGCCGGAAATACCACCGATCGACAAGTGCTGATTGCTCAGGTCATCAACAACACCGGTCAACTGCTGAATCCGGTTAGCGATAGTAATGGTGCTCCGATTTCGTCGGCTTATTTCATGGCCGGTGGTTTCATGGCCGGTGGCAACGCCCCCCCTTACTGGTCGGAGCCGGTGAAATACAAGATTCTTCGCCAGCCAACCCCCACCGCGCAGGCCCCTTATCAGTTGCCCAACGGCATCGCGATCGATCTGGAAGCCTCTGGAATCTTGGGTGGGCTGCCTTTCCATGTGAGCAATGGAAACGAACGCGATGCACTTATCAACGAAACGCCAGACGACACTCCGATTTATGTGATGTTCAATCCCGAAGGGAGCATTGAACGAGTACAGCAAAAGCGTGTGGTGAAAGCGAACGATACACTTCCCCTCTCGGTGCTCACTCGACCCACAAACAATGTCGCGTTGCTGGTGGGGCGTCGGGAGTTGATTCCCGCCGCGACGGGATTGAACCTGACCACAGGCACCGAGACCGAGATTGAACTCGAAAAAGCGAAGCTTAACTGGCTGAACACCGAGAGTCGTTGGATTGTGGTCGGCGCTCAGACTGGTAGTGTGGTGACCACGGAAAATGCCTTTGTGAATACGAAGACGTTGACGTACTACGACGCGGACCGTGATGGTGATACCGATGATCTCGATCAACGTATGATTCAGATTCAAGCCGCACAAGAATTCGCTCGCGAAATGAATCGCTCGGGCGGTAGCTAA
- a CDS encoding type IV pilus modification PilV family protein codes for MIQTYSTSMLHPRPSRAGVTLAEVLISMAILSIGLLGAAAMFPVGSYYMLKADIADNGAAIAQAAFAELVAKGQLSPENWSYYNGETSWSMGNSMRNWMATADRSNESVYQRNLNRDQGFVYVIDPLGTAAGIRDGLNTNGLLMAPYAADVSDPVSIAGGAGDRDRWKVFEDLWPVRRCSSLSTAINGVPNEAAASRMFKSGDDMNFVPSDEDGATVQRMLGDFNGDGIIDTNSGSEAPLARESKGNYSWIAMVAPTQSDAREALALNPSAYYYDVSVVVFYKRALGSLQLSERLVAGRVVSTGTGGGELLLTQLRSDAAQTTEPFAELKAGQWIMVSGPHPSSTPAEPLFFTQWYKVLAVDDTPTGNGFTDSNRQRLVGLRGPDWPWAAGAEIRVGLFPGAVAVHTKTMRIESLGEYQR; via the coding sequence ATGATTCAAACTTATTCTACTTCGATGCTCCACCCGCGGCCGAGCCGTGCGGGTGTGACCTTGGCCGAGGTGCTCATCTCGATGGCCATCTTGTCGATCGGGCTGTTAGGCGCGGCGGCCATGTTTCCGGTCGGTAGTTACTACATGCTCAAGGCCGATATCGCCGACAACGGGGCAGCCATCGCCCAGGCGGCGTTTGCCGAGCTGGTAGCCAAGGGGCAGCTGAGTCCCGAGAACTGGAGCTACTATAACGGAGAAACCAGCTGGTCGATGGGCAACTCGATGCGCAACTGGATGGCGACTGCCGATCGGTCGAATGAGAGTGTTTATCAGCGAAACCTAAACCGCGATCAGGGATTTGTGTACGTGATCGATCCCCTCGGCACCGCGGCCGGCATCCGTGATGGGCTTAATACGAATGGCTTGTTGATGGCTCCCTACGCGGCCGACGTTTCCGATCCAGTCAGTATTGCCGGTGGTGCTGGCGACAGAGATCGTTGGAAAGTATTCGAAGATCTCTGGCCGGTTAGGCGTTGCAGTTCGCTGTCGACCGCCATTAACGGGGTGCCGAACGAAGCCGCTGCCAGCCGTATGTTTAAAAGCGGCGACGACATGAACTTTGTGCCCAGCGACGAGGATGGAGCCACCGTGCAACGCATGCTAGGCGACTTCAACGGCGACGGTATCATCGACACCAACAGCGGCTCCGAAGCACCACTGGCTCGCGAATCGAAGGGGAATTACTCCTGGATTGCCATGGTGGCCCCCACGCAGAGCGATGCCCGTGAAGCGCTGGCCTTGAACCCCTCGGCTTACTATTACGATGTTTCGGTGGTCGTGTTTTACAAACGAGCACTGGGTAGCCTGCAGCTATCCGAGCGTCTGGTGGCCGGGCGAGTTGTTTCGACCGGCACCGGTGGCGGCGAACTGCTGCTCACTCAACTTCGGTCGGATGCCGCACAGACCACCGAGCCTTTTGCCGAACTGAAAGCAGGGCAGTGGATCATGGTCAGTGGTCCACATCCCTCAAGTACACCTGCTGAGCCATTGTTCTTTACGCAGTGGTATAAGGTGTTGGCCGTTGATGACACGCCGACTGGCAATGGATTTACCGATTCCAATCGGCAACGACTCGTCGGTTTGCGAGGACCCGATTGGCCGTGGGCTGCTGGCGCGGAGATTCGCGTCGGCTTGTTCCCGGGGGCTGTCGCGGTGCACACCAAGACCATGCGGATTGAATCGCTAGGCGAATACCAACGATAA